From Erigeron canadensis isolate Cc75 chromosome 8, C_canadensis_v1, whole genome shotgun sequence, one genomic window encodes:
- the LOC122610790 gene encoding F-box/FBD/LRR-repeat protein At1g13570-like, whose protein sequence is MEVQQLSLDRIETLPQHITEAILCLMPFRDAVSTSILSKDWRYNWAKIPKLVFDTEDMFDWMAITDQVSKPVLDEEDLEWEDSFYVGPRTNHYKRTVYNAINDILFLHEGQINDFTLILHIDNISVEIDQTMNYLSRNNHTTLKKFKLDLGDHHNLYRLPLSIFSFHRLTDLYLKVCDLDFEPIFTGFGCLTSLHLENVRATTTTLLRLLSKSPSLKSFTLIKTEFHIGDDRFLNRDEYSLTDLFECLPVIEHFCVSMSVIGVVFCCCVVPHKLPPSLVHVKHLTLDEVFFPQCIPFALLMIKCSPNLEKLKLQVTIYRKYSYFQSETDDVTYSDISLEHLKELEIEDFANMKSELDFVKFILTKSPMLKKVSICLHPEVDMLEEVMTLRILLHSPRASPMVKIIVECPPKKYKGRTHITDPL, encoded by the exons ATGGAAGTTCAACAATTGTCTTTGGACCGAATCGAAACCCTTCCTCAGCACATAACAGAAGCAATCCTATGTCTTATGCCATTTAGAGATGCAGTGAGCACCAGCATTCTTTCAAAAGATTGGAGATACAATTGGGCCAAAATTCCTAAACTTGTGTTTGACACCGAAGATATGTTTGATTGGATGGCTATAACTGACCAAGTTTCTAAACCGGTGCTTGACGAGGAAGATCTTGAGTGGGAAGATTCATTTTATGTCGGGCCCAGGACTAACCACTACAAGCGTACAGTCTATAATGCTATAAACGATATCCTGTTTCTGCACGAGGGTCAAATAAACGACTTCACCTTAATCTTGCATATTGATAACATATCCGTTGAAATTGACCAAACAATGAATTATTTGTCGAGGAACAATCATACTACTCTCAAGAAATTTAAACTTGACTTGGGTGATCATCACAATCTGTATCGGTTACCTTTatctatcttttcttttcatcgGTTAACAGACCTATATCTCAAAGTCTGCGATCTCGACTTTGAACCAATATTCACTGGATTTGGTTGCCTTACAAGCTTACATCTCGAGAATGTCAGAGCTACTACAACAACACTTCTCCGTCTTCTATCTAAATCTCCATCACTTAAGAGCTTTACTCTG ATTAAAACGGAATTTCATATTGGGGATGATAGATTTCTTAACCGGGACGAGTACTCCCTAACTGACCTATTCGAGTGTTTACCTGTGATTGAACATTTCTGCGTTTCAATGTCGGTAATTGGAGTAGTGTTTTGTTGTTGTGTGGTCCCACACAAGCTTCCACCGTCATTAGTCCACGTCAAACACTTAACTTTAGACGAGGTGTTTTTCCCCCAGTGTATACCTTTTGCTCTTCTTATGATCAAATGTTCCCCAAACCTTGAGAAACTTAAGCTACAGGTAACTATTTATCGTAAGTATTcctatttt CAGTCAGAGACTGACGACGTTACGTATTCAGATATTTCGTTGGAACATCTGAAAGAATTGGAGATAGAAGACTTTGCTAACATGAAGTCTGAGTTGGATTTTGTGAAGTTTATTTTGACCAAGTCACCTATGCTTAAGAAGGTGAGCATATGCCTTCACCCTGAGGTTGATATGCTTGAAGAGGTCATGACCTTAAGAATTCTGTTACACTCCCCACGTGCATCACCGATGGTAAAGATCATTGTTGAGTGTCCACCTAAAAAGTATAAGGGGAGGACACATATTACCGATCCTCTTTGA